One Buchnera aphidicola (Panaphis juglandis) DNA segment encodes these proteins:
- the dnaN gene encoding DNA polymerase III subunit beta gives MKFTINKKTFLKSLQKLNSIISITHENEATKNILLDIHKNHASFFSTNIELELIDTIYNIKIEKPGKILVSGKKILNVIRSFPNNTEIKIEIIKEIMKIKYKNICFMLKTLTSNIFPKYITEKDTYNIHIQQNILKKIIENTYFSMSKNDIRHYLNGINIIINKNKIISVATDGYRMAISEFNNVNFKKKLSIIIPRKTILEILKLLNNVEKKITINFGEKSIKFILDNYTISSRMIDHNFPNYKNLLIQDFDNKIKIPKEKIKQALNRSAIITDKNFQGVRIKFHKGLCNIHSKNEYEEEILETFEIEYYEPSITLTININYLLDVINVIDNDVITILLSKKNDSIYIQHLKQCHSFYIIMPLIL, from the coding sequence ATGAAATTTACTATAAATAAAAAAACATTTTTAAAATCTTTACAAAAATTAAACAGCATTATTTCGATTACTCATGAAAATGAAGCAACTAAAAATATTTTATTAGATATTCATAAAAATCATGCATCATTTTTCAGTACTAATATTGAATTAGAATTAATTGATACAATTTATAATATAAAAATTGAAAAACCAGGAAAAATTCTTGTATCTGGTAAAAAAATTTTAAATGTTATCAGAAGTTTTCCAAACAACACAGAAATTAAAATTGAAATAATAAAAGAAATCATGAAGATTAAGTATAAAAATATTTGTTTCATGTTAAAAACACTTACATCAAATATTTTTCCAAAATATATCACTGAAAAAGATACATATAATATTCATATTCAGCAAAACATATTAAAAAAAATAATTGAAAACACTTATTTTTCAATGTCAAAAAACGATATACGTCACTATTTAAATGGTATAAATATCATAATTAATAAAAATAAAATTATTTCTGTTGCTACCGATGGTTATCGAATGGCAATATCTGAATTTAATAATGTAAATTTTAAAAAAAAATTATCAATTATTATACCTAGAAAAACTATTCTTGAAATATTAAAATTATTAAACAATGTTGAAAAAAAAATAACAATAAATTTTGGAGAAAAAAGTATTAAATTTATTTTAGATAATTATACTATTTCTAGTAGAATGATTGATCACAATTTTCCAAATTACAAAAATTTATTGATTCAAGATTTTGATAATAAAATTAAAATACCAAAAGAAAAAATCAAACAAGCTTTAAATAGATCTGCGATTATTACAGATAAAAACTTTCAGGGTGTCAGAATAAAATTTCATAAAGGTTTATGTAACATACACTCTAAAAACGAATATGAAGAAGAAATTTTAGAAACATTTGAAATAGAGTACTATGAACCATCAATAACATTAACAATAAATATTAATTATCTTTTAGATGTAATCAATGTTATTGATAATGATGTTATTACTATCTTACTCAGCAAAAAAAATGATAGTATATATATTCAACATTTAAAACAATGTCATTCATTTTATATAATTATGCCATTAATTTTATAA
- the rpmH gene encoding 50S ribosomal protein L34, whose protein sequence is MKRTFQPSLVKRNRNHGFRSRMSTKSGRAILSRRRNKLRIRLTVSTKII, encoded by the coding sequence ATGAAACGTACTTTTCAACCATCATTAGTGAAGCGTAATAGGAATCATGGTTTTCGATCAAGAATGTCAACTAAATCTGGTCGAGCTATTTTATCACGTCGAAGAAATAAATTAAGAATTCGATTAACGGTTTCTACAAAAATTATATGA
- the rnpA gene encoding ribonuclease P protein component: MNNNQVFCFKKKSRLLTFQDFHHAFRNSHKKNTSLAIVLTVINKLYYPRLGIIVSKKISRYSYKRNLIKRIIRESFRLIKTYLLNLDFVIIAKISCLKVCRKKFRDFLNILWMKYYQ, encoded by the coding sequence ATGAATAATAATCAGGTTTTTTGTTTTAAAAAAAAATCACGTCTATTAACATTTCAAGATTTTCATCATGCATTTAGAAATTCTCATAAAAAAAATACATCGTTAGCTATAGTTTTAACAGTAATAAATAAATTATATTATCCTAGGTTAGGAATTATTGTATCTAAAAAAATTTCTCGATACTCTTATAAAAGAAATTTGATTAAAAGAATTATTAGAGAAAGTTTTCGATTAATTAAGACTTATCTTTTAAATTTAGATTTTGTAATTATTGCAAAAATATCGTGTTTAAAAGTATGTAGAAAAAAATTTAGAGATTTTTTAAATATTTTATGGATGAAATATTATCAATAA
- the yidC gene encoding membrane protein insertase YidC has product MGVRRVLWIILLVLFSCILWKCWYLKVHHVKNIEIKIQNQQYRPVLNSKKNKRFLHIKSDVIDFTVDLYSGEICESRLLKYHSTSQSFQKLKLLNCNNHHYEIMSGIINNHNDIFKNKKQFFYTTSHCNFLLLNGQKILFVPIVSIKSNGIRIVKTFIIQKGSYNIGIDYKICNFNKYSSSCSIFGAVKKSFYIKKSIFHIYKNALTNQFSNIAYSNCDKKYHKLSFSDLKKHHNFYLNSHYSWISIFQKYFSISWILNTCDKHIVYTHLNNSNALTVGYILKCTIPSYSSKIIRVNLWMGPNIPYKMKLVAPNFDLIIDYGWFGFISRPLFCFLKILNLLFNNWGYSIIFITIIMRIITYPLLKSQYISSIKLKILHPKINEIKQKFKDNKKKINSETLNLYKKYQVNPFSGLIPVLIQMPIFIALYYMLVNTIDLRHASFIFWIHDLSDRDPYYVLPVFMALTIFFMQKTAVVRSLPKFINLKFMYLIPVFCVFFFLWFPSGLLLYYSFSNIMTALQQLFIQYNIKKNKKYKFLNE; this is encoded by the coding sequence ATGGGTGTGAGACGTGTTTTATGGATTATTTTATTGGTATTATTTTCATGTATATTATGGAAATGCTGGTATTTAAAAGTACATCATGTAAAAAACATAGAAATAAAAATACAAAATCAACAATATCGTCCTGTATTAAATTCAAAAAAAAATAAAAGATTTTTACATATTAAAAGTGATGTTATTGATTTTACTGTAGATTTATATAGCGGTGAAATATGTGAAAGTAGGTTATTAAAATATCATTCTACTTCACAGTCATTTCAAAAACTTAAGTTGTTAAATTGTAATAATCATCATTATGAGATTATGAGTGGAATAATAAATAATCATAATGATATATTTAAAAATAAAAAACAATTTTTTTATACAACATCGCATTGTAATTTTTTATTATTAAATGGGCAAAAGATATTATTTGTACCTATTGTATCTATAAAAAGTAATGGAATTCGTATTGTAAAAACGTTTATTATTCAAAAAGGATCATATAATATCGGTATTGATTATAAAATTTGTAATTTTAATAAATATTCATCATCATGTTCAATTTTTGGTGCAGTAAAAAAAAGTTTTTATATAAAAAAATCCATTTTTCATATTTATAAAAATGCATTAACGAATCAGTTTTCAAATATTGCATACTCTAATTGTGATAAAAAGTATCATAAACTTTCTTTTTCAGATTTAAAAAAACATCATAATTTTTATTTAAATTCACACTATAGTTGGATTTCTATTTTTCAAAAATATTTTTCTATTTCTTGGATTTTAAATACTTGTGATAAACACATAGTTTATACTCATCTCAACAACAGTAATGCGTTGACTGTAGGTTATATATTAAAATGCACTATACCATCTTACTCTTCAAAAATTATTCGGGTAAATTTATGGATGGGACCTAATATTCCATATAAAATGAAATTAGTAGCTCCTAATTTTGATTTAATAATAGATTATGGTTGGTTTGGATTTATTTCAAGACCATTATTTTGTTTCTTAAAAATATTAAATTTATTATTTAATAATTGGGGTTACTCAATTATCTTTATTACAATTATTATGCGTATCATTACTTATCCTTTACTAAAATCACAGTATATTTCTTCAATTAAATTGAAAATTTTACATCCAAAAATTAATGAAATAAAACAAAAATTTAAAGATAATAAAAAGAAAATTAATTCAGAAACATTGAATTTGTATAAAAAGTATCAAGTTAACCCATTTAGTGGTTTAATTCCTGTATTAATTCAAATGCCGATTTTTATTGCTCTATATTATATGCTAGTTAATACTATTGATTTAAGGCATGCTTCATTTATATTTTGGATTCATGATTTATCCGACAGAGATCCATACTATGTTTTACCAGTATTTATGGCATTAACGATTTTTTTTATGCAAAAAACAGCTGTAGTGCGTTCATTACCTAAATTTATTAATTTAAAATTCATGTATTTAATACCAGTTTTTTGTGTTTTTTTCTTTTTATGGTTTCCATCTGGATTATTATTATATTATTCTTTTAGTAATATTATGACTGCATTGCAACAATTATTTATTCAATATAATATTAAAAAAAATAAAAAATATAAGTTTTTAAATGAATAA